One stretch of Bosea vaviloviae DNA includes these proteins:
- a CDS encoding branched-chain amino acid ABC transporter permease, which produces MSRQYLIGAGLLIALVAFPLLSPWSTVILTVALCEGLAALGILVLLRAGQVSFGHGLYFAFSAYVVAFMAAAHLGHEVLLLVPIATAASGLVAALVGLFIVRYRAIFFGMLNLAISMVFFSLLEKLFSITGGADGKRVPRPTLLGMTLERESFEFWMFYITLALAAVAALFVARYLASPGGKALEAIKSNETRLEYLGVSSRKVLYGAYLLSGLLAGLGGAIIALVSGHVTPELAYWIRSGEFVFIAILGGVGGVAGPFLGALMFQIIRGYAAVYAPETWHAVLGIMLLVIIFFAPSGLYGLIAGRKRASGEAAR; this is translated from the coding sequence ATGTCGCGCCAATATCTCATCGGCGCGGGGCTCCTGATCGCGCTCGTCGCCTTCCCGCTGCTCTCCCCCTGGTCGACGGTGATCCTGACGGTCGCGCTCTGCGAGGGGCTGGCGGCGCTCGGCATCCTGGTGCTGCTGCGCGCCGGCCAGGTCTCCTTCGGCCATGGGCTCTATTTCGCCTTCAGCGCCTATGTCGTCGCCTTCATGGCCGCAGCCCATCTCGGCCATGAAGTGCTGCTGCTGGTGCCGATCGCGACCGCCGCCTCGGGACTTGTCGCGGCGCTGGTCGGCCTCTTCATCGTGCGCTACCGGGCGATCTTCTTCGGCATGCTGAACCTCGCCATCTCGATGGTGTTCTTCTCGCTGCTGGAGAAGCTGTTCTCGATCACCGGCGGAGCCGACGGCAAGCGCGTGCCGCGCCCGACGCTTCTGGGCATGACGCTGGAGCGCGAGAGCTTCGAGTTCTGGATGTTCTACATCACCCTGGCGCTGGCCGCGGTCGCCGCGCTGTTCGTGGCGCGCTATCTCGCCTCGCCCGGCGGCAAGGCGCTGGAGGCGATCAAGTCGAACGAGACCAGGCTCGAATATCTCGGCGTCTCCAGCCGCAAGGTGCTCTATGGCGCCTATCTGCTCTCAGGGCTGCTGGCGGGGCTGGGCGGGGCGATCATCGCGCTGGTCTCCGGGCATGTCACGCCGGAGCTGGCCTATTGGATACGCTCGGGCGAGTTCGTCTTCATCGCCATCCTCGGCGGGGTCGGTGGCGTCGCCGGCCCGTTCCTGGGCGCGCTGATGTTCCAGATCATCCGCGGCTATGCGGCGGTCTATGCGCCCGAGACCTGGCACGCCGTGCTCGGCATCATGCTGCTCGTGATCATCTTCTTCGCCCCGAGCGGGCTCTACGGGCTGATCGCGGGCCGCAAGCGCGCCTCCGGGGAGGCCGCGCGATGA
- a CDS encoding ABC transporter ATP-binding protein encodes MSEFILEARDLELRFGGVQAANSASLQVRANERIAIIGPNGAGKTTFINLCTGYIKPQSGRVIFAGQDITALSPRAITRLGIGRSFQIPQLFLENTVIENLLLALSAREGSWSPFLKLTKHPKIDEMWALLEIVGLKDTGHRIVRELPEGMRKLIDIALALALEPNLIFMDEPTSGVSSHEKFQVMDTLTRALDARATTAIFVEHDMDVVARYANRVAVWSGGRIALEGSPEEILNHPDVRESVIGEVV; translated from the coding sequence ATGAGTGAGTTCATCCTCGAAGCCCGCGACCTTGAACTGCGCTTCGGCGGCGTGCAGGCCGCCAATAGCGCGAGCCTTCAGGTCCGGGCCAATGAGCGCATCGCCATCATCGGCCCCAACGGCGCCGGCAAGACCACCTTCATCAATCTCTGCACCGGCTACATCAAGCCGCAGTCGGGCAGGGTCATCTTCGCAGGCCAGGATATCACCGCGCTCTCGCCGCGCGCGATCACCCGGCTCGGCATCGGCCGCTCCTTCCAGATCCCGCAGCTCTTCCTCGAGAACACGGTGATCGAGAACCTGCTGCTGGCGCTGAGCGCCCGCGAGGGCAGCTGGTCGCCTTTCCTCAAGCTCACGAAGCATCCCAAGATCGATGAGATGTGGGCGCTGCTCGAGATCGTCGGGCTGAAGGACACCGGCCACCGCATCGTGCGCGAATTGCCTGAGGGCATGCGCAAGCTGATCGATATCGCGCTCGCGCTCGCATTGGAGCCGAATCTGATCTTCATGGACGAACCGACCAGCGGCGTCTCCAGCCATGAGAAATTCCAGGTCATGGATACGTTGACCCGCGCGCTCGACGCCCGCGCAACCACCGCGATCTTCGTCGAGCACGACATGGATGTGGTCGCGCGCTACGCCAATCGCGTCGCCGTCTGGTCGGGCGGCAGGATCGCGCTGGAAGGCTCGCCCGAGGAGATCCTGAACCATCCGGACGTGCGCGAGAGCGTGATCGGGGAGGTCGTCTGA
- a CDS encoding ABC transporter ATP-binding protein, with protein sequence MPRTKDILEIKGLSAEIEGVQVLRKVDFALAEGATVALIGRNGAGKTSLLRAIMGFMKVTAGAIAFDGRPLLEVKPHERPRLGIGYAPEDRRLFSTFTIEENIRLPAEVMKLGAPEIARRLDGIYAVLPELADLRHRPAAGLSGGQGKMAALARALMIGNRVILLDEPFQGLAPVLANRYAAALRTLRDSHPEIALLITESNPSLLRNFAERAYAIERGEVTEVEGGLAASSLAAAGMR encoded by the coding sequence ATGCCGCGCACCAAGGACATCCTGGAGATCAAGGGCCTCTCGGCCGAGATCGAGGGCGTGCAGGTCTTGCGCAAGGTCGATTTCGCCCTGGCCGAGGGCGCGACGGTCGCCCTGATCGGCCGCAACGGCGCCGGCAAGACCAGCCTGCTGCGCGCGATCATGGGCTTCATGAAGGTCACGGCAGGCGCGATCGCCTTTGACGGCAGGCCGCTGCTGGAGGTGAAGCCGCATGAGCGGCCGCGGCTGGGCATCGGCTATGCGCCCGAAGATCGCCGCCTGTTCTCGACCTTCACCATCGAGGAGAATATCCGCCTGCCGGCCGAGGTGATGAAGCTCGGCGCGCCCGAGATCGCGCGGCGGCTCGACGGTATCTACGCCGTGCTGCCGGAACTGGCGGATCTACGCCATCGCCCCGCGGCAGGCCTCTCCGGCGGGCAGGGCAAGATGGCGGCGCTGGCGCGCGCGCTGATGATCGGTAACCGGGTGATCCTGCTCGACGAGCCGTTTCAGGGGCTGGCCCCGGTGCTGGCCAACCGCTATGCCGCTGCCCTGCGCACCCTGCGCGACAGCCATCCCGAGATCGCCTTGCTGATCACCGAATCCAACCCCAGCCTGCTGCGCAATTTCGCCGAGCGCGCCTATGCGATCGAGCGCGGCGAGGTCACCGAAGTCGAGGGCGGGCTCGCGGCAAGTTCGCTGGCAGCGGCGGGGATGCGTTGA
- a CDS encoding aldehyde dehydrogenase family protein, whose amino-acid sequence MNQHFINGRYVAGQTGETIAKLAPATGEEFTRIACGNAADIDAAVKAAHAAFDGAWGKLTAAERGRLISKLGLKLQDYFEELAKLEARDTGKPMAQARADIDATARYFEFYGGAADKVHGHVIPFLNGYSVSVVHEPHGVTGHILPWNYPAQMFGRSLTASLAMGNAVVLKPAEDACATAFRLAELASEVGFPDGAINVVAGRGHEAGAALCSHPGIAFMSFTGSPEVGKMVQHACADHLIPCTLELGGKSPQIVFDDADFDAAVPIVCKAIVQNTGQTCSAGSRVLVQKSVYDEFVGAVAKQFSKLRAGTPEMDLDCGPVINAKQRGRVQSFIDQAREQGIPVLAEGQIAQGVPNGGFYVAPTLFGQVPRGNRLEQEEVFGPVLSAFSFEDEEDAIKLANSTDYGLVAAVWTRDGGRQQRVSRRVRAGQVFINGYGAGGGIELPFGGTGKSGHGREKGFIALEEFAVTKTIVHKHG is encoded by the coding sequence ATGAATCAGCACTTCATCAACGGCCGCTATGTCGCTGGCCAGACGGGCGAAACCATCGCCAAGCTGGCGCCCGCGACGGGCGAGGAATTCACCCGCATCGCCTGCGGCAACGCCGCTGACATCGACGCCGCGGTCAAGGCCGCCCACGCCGCCTTCGACGGCGCCTGGGGCAAGCTGACGGCAGCCGAGCGCGGCCGCTTGATCTCCAAGCTCGGGCTCAAGCTGCAGGACTATTTCGAGGAGCTCGCCAAGCTCGAGGCGCGCGACACCGGCAAGCCGATGGCGCAGGCCAGGGCCGATATCGACGCGACCGCCCGCTATTTCGAGTTCTATGGCGGCGCTGCCGACAAGGTGCATGGCCACGTCATTCCGTTCCTGAACGGCTACAGCGTCAGCGTGGTGCATGAGCCGCATGGCGTCACCGGCCATATCCTGCCCTGGAACTACCCGGCGCAGATGTTCGGCCGCTCGCTCACCGCCTCTCTCGCCATGGGCAATGCGGTCGTGCTGAAGCCGGCCGAGGATGCCTGCGCCACGGCCTTTCGCCTTGCCGAACTCGCGAGCGAGGTCGGCTTCCCGGACGGTGCGATCAACGTCGTCGCGGGGCGCGGCCATGAGGCCGGCGCGGCGCTCTGCTCGCATCCGGGCATCGCCTTCATGTCCTTCACCGGCTCGCCCGAGGTCGGCAAGATGGTGCAGCACGCCTGCGCCGACCACTTGATCCCCTGCACGCTCGAACTCGGCGGCAAATCGCCCCAGATCGTCTTCGACGACGCCGATTTCGATGCAGCCGTGCCGATCGTCTGTAAGGCGATCGTCCAGAACACCGGGCAGACCTGCTCGGCCGGCAGCCGCGTGCTGGTGCAGAAGAGCGTCTATGACGAGTTCGTCGGCGCGGTCGCCAAGCAGTTCTCGAAGCTGCGCGCCGGCACGCCGGAGATGGATCTCGATTGCGGGCCGGTGATCAACGCCAAGCAGCGCGGTCGCGTGCAGAGCTTCATCGACCAGGCGCGCGAGCAGGGCATCCCGGTGCTGGCCGAGGGCCAGATCGCCCAGGGCGTGCCCAATGGCGGCTTCTACGTCGCGCCGACCCTGTTCGGCCAGGTGCCGCGCGGCAACCGGCTGGAGCAGGAGGAGGTCTTCGGCCCGGTGCTGTCCGCCTTCTCCTTCGAGGATGAGGAGGACGCCATCAAGCTGGCCAATTCGACCGATTACGGCCTCGTCGCCGCGGTCTGGACCAGGGATGGCGGCCGCCAGCAGCGCGTCTCGCGGCGCGTCCGGGCAGGGCAGGTCTTCATCAATGGCTACGGCGCCGGCGGCGGCATCGAACTGCCTTTCGGCGGCACCGGCAAGAGCGGCCATGGCCGCGAGAAGGGCTTCATCGCGCTGGAGGAGTTCGCGGTGACCAAGACGATCGTGCACAAGCACGGCTAG
- a CDS encoding class I SAM-dependent methyltransferase gives MNRPAGDTLDILESLFAPLQGRRMLDIGCGGGHLMQGLVERGARVAGIDIDETAVEAARRAVPTAYVQKAGAEQLPFNDASIHVAVFLNSLHHLPVPNMLLALEEAARVVGKGGSVVVIEPLSEGTFYDALRLIEDETVVRQAAQDAIIRAGRRGILSECRCMEYDRVEAFADASAFIERAVGVDTTRQDRAREALGKMLARFETLSERDVRGYLLRQPLRLHHLKVPVGPPPVVNPLTYG, from the coding sequence ATGAATCGACCCGCAGGCGATACCCTCGACATCCTCGAAAGCCTCTTTGCACCGTTGCAGGGGCGGCGGATGCTCGACATCGGCTGCGGTGGCGGCCATCTCATGCAGGGCCTCGTCGAACGCGGCGCGCGTGTTGCCGGGATCGACATCGACGAGACTGCGGTGGAGGCGGCGCGCCGTGCGGTGCCGACAGCCTATGTGCAGAAGGCCGGCGCCGAGCAGCTGCCCTTCAACGACGCGAGCATCCATGTCGCGGTCTTCCTCAACAGCCTGCACCATCTGCCGGTGCCCAACATGCTGCTTGCGCTGGAAGAGGCGGCCCGCGTTGTCGGCAAGGGCGGCAGCGTCGTCGTCATCGAGCCCTTGTCCGAGGGCACGTTCTACGATGCGTTGCGGCTGATCGAGGACGAGACGGTGGTGCGCCAGGCCGCGCAGGACGCGATCATCCGCGCCGGGCGGCGCGGCATCCTGAGCGAGTGCCGCTGCATGGAGTACGACCGCGTCGAGGCCTTTGCCGATGCCTCGGCCTTCATCGAGCGCGCCGTCGGCGTCGATACGACGCGCCAGGATCGGGCCAGGGAGGCGCTGGGGAAGATGCTGGCCCGGTTCGAGACGCTCTCGGAGCGGGACGTGCGCGGCTATCTGCTGCGCCAGCCCCTGCGGCTGCACCATCTCAAGGTGCCGGTCGGCCCGCCACCGGTCGTCAACCCGCTCACATACGGATGA
- a CDS encoding zinc-dependent alcohol dehydrogenase family protein, with the protein MKIRAAVLNASPVAAPYALSKPMSIDEVELAPPGPGEVLVRVRAAGLCHSDLSVIDGNRPRPVPMVLGHEAAGEVVGTGPGVQDLKQGDRVIMVFVPSCGHCSPCSEGRPALCEPGNAANGIGELIGGGRRLSAGGKPVHHHVGVSAFAEYAVISRHSLVKIEADIPHEIAALFGCAVLTGVGAAVNTAKIRAGETVAVVGLGGVGLSALMGAAACGASRVIAVDLAQDKLAIARELGATDTFNAGDPGVVEAIRAATKGGVDHGLEMAGSVKALDLAYQITRRGGTTTTAGLANPAHTLSLSPVRLVGEERTLKGSYVGSCIPVRDIPRFIELYLRGKLPVDKLLTSTSGLDGINEGFDALNEGRTIRHVIRM; encoded by the coding sequence TTGAAAATCCGTGCCGCCGTCCTGAATGCCAGCCCTGTCGCCGCGCCCTATGCGCTGAGCAAGCCGATGTCGATCGATGAGGTCGAGCTCGCGCCGCCCGGCCCCGGCGAGGTGCTGGTCAGGGTGCGCGCGGCGGGCTTATGCCACTCCGACCTCTCGGTGATCGACGGCAACCGCCCTCGCCCCGTGCCGATGGTGCTCGGCCATGAGGCGGCGGGCGAGGTGGTCGGGACCGGCCCGGGTGTGCAGGACCTCAAGCAGGGCGACCGCGTCATCATGGTCTTCGTGCCCTCCTGCGGGCATTGCTCCCCTTGCAGCGAGGGGCGCCCTGCCCTGTGCGAGCCCGGCAATGCCGCCAACGGCATCGGCGAATTGATCGGCGGCGGGCGAAGGCTCTCCGCGGGGGGCAAGCCGGTGCATCACCATGTCGGCGTCTCCGCCTTTGCCGAATACGCCGTGATCTCGCGCCATTCGCTGGTCAAGATCGAGGCCGACATCCCCCATGAGATCGCGGCCTTGTTCGGCTGCGCCGTGCTGACCGGCGTCGGCGCAGCGGTGAACACGGCAAAGATCCGCGCCGGCGAAACCGTCGCCGTCGTCGGCCTCGGCGGGGTGGGCCTGAGCGCGCTGATGGGGGCGGCAGCCTGCGGCGCCTCGCGCGTCATCGCGGTCGATCTCGCGCAGGACAAGCTCGCAATCGCGCGCGAACTGGGCGCGACCGATACGTTCAACGCCGGCGATCCCGGCGTGGTCGAGGCGATCCGGGCGGCGACCAAGGGCGGCGTCGATCATGGGCTAGAGATGGCGGGCTCGGTCAAGGCGCTCGACCTCGCCTATCAGATCACCAGGCGCGGCGGCACGACCACGACGGCTGGCCTCGCCAACCCGGCACATACGCTCTCGCTTTCGCCCGTCAGGCTCGTCGGCGAGGAGCGCACGCTGAAGGGGTCCTATGTGGGCTCCTGCATCCCCGTGCGCGACATCCCGCGGTTCATCGAGCTTTACCTGCGCGGCAAGCTGCCGGTCGACAAGCTGCTGACCAGCACCAGCGGGCTCGACGGCATCAATGAAGGGTTCGATGCGCTGAACGAAGGGCGCACGATCCGGCACGTCATCCGTATGTGA
- a CDS encoding LysR family transcriptional regulator, whose translation MDLRQLRYFTAIVEQGSFSKAATKLRVAQPALSQHLRHMEDELGVALLHRGTRGVLPTEAGERLLLRARAILAEFAELRDSVRGEAAAPGGEVRIGLPGTVSEQFSVPLIQAARERYPAVRIRIAEAMSGFVLDWLRRGEVDLAVIYAISDPKGLGIHHILTEELCLFGPPALDAVKTPPGGTVTLAEAAAVDLILPGIGHGLRDQIDEAAAGVGATIQPAIEIESYTQIKRLAERGLGYGILPRMAVRAQEKAGLFQTWRIEQPSLYRKVYLAYSTERPMPAAARAIGQLSWEILRGLVSDESWTATLGEDGDPPALYG comes from the coding sequence ATGGATTTGCGCCAGCTTCGCTATTTCACCGCGATCGTCGAACAGGGCTCGTTCTCGAAGGCCGCCACCAAGTTGCGCGTGGCGCAGCCGGCGTTGAGCCAGCATCTGCGCCATATGGAAGACGAGCTCGGCGTTGCGCTGCTGCATCGCGGCACGCGCGGCGTGCTGCCGACGGAGGCCGGCGAGCGGCTCCTGCTGCGCGCCCGGGCGATCCTGGCGGAGTTCGCCGAATTGCGCGACAGCGTCCGCGGTGAGGCCGCCGCGCCCGGCGGCGAGGTCCGCATCGGCCTGCCCGGCACGGTCAGCGAGCAGTTCAGCGTGCCCCTGATCCAGGCGGCGCGCGAGCGTTATCCTGCCGTGCGCATCCGCATCGCCGAGGCGATGAGCGGCTTCGTGCTCGACTGGCTGCGCCGGGGCGAGGTCGATCTCGCCGTGATCTATGCGATCTCGGATCCGAAGGGGCTCGGCATCCATCATATCCTGACCGAGGAGCTCTGCCTGTTCGGCCCGCCCGCGCTCGACGCGGTGAAGACGCCGCCCGGCGGCACGGTGACGCTCGCCGAGGCGGCGGCTGTCGACCTCATCCTGCCCGGGATCGGCCATGGCCTGCGCGACCAGATCGACGAGGCGGCCGCCGGCGTCGGCGCCACGATCCAGCCCGCGATCGAGATCGAATCCTATACGCAGATCAAGCGGCTGGCCGAGCGCGGCCTGGGTTACGGCATCCTGCCGCGCATGGCGGTCCGTGCGCAGGAGAAGGCAGGCCTCTTCCAGACCTGGCGCATCGAGCAGCCCTCGCTCTACCGCAAGGTCTATCTCGCCTATTCGACCGAGCGGCCGATGCCGGCGGCGGCGCGCGCCATCGGTCAGCTCTCCTGGGAGATCCTGCGCGGGCTCGTCAGCGACGAGAGCTGGACGGCGACGCTGGGCGAGGATGGCGATCCGCCCGCCTTATATGGCTGA
- a CDS encoding MBL fold metallo-hydrolase, with protein MSEDTIMHPHSSIAHASRRGFLGGAAALAAGATLPLGGAALAKAPLSNTQSGYFYRFMLGTAEVTVVSDGPLPLGDPGASFLGVPKETVYGMLENNFLAKDNVVLEQNVPIVNFGDRLVMFDTGMGFSKAFGPTTGRLLKSMAEAGIKPEDIDAIVISHAHIDHIGGISSQDGKPHFPNAQIYISQIDYDFWLDDARLGTPFKAFGEHARANLRPVKDRIVFFKDGQEFLPGVQAIAAPGHSPGHHIFRVASSGKSFAFLGDLTHHAILLTEKPRLEFAYDFDPKQAVESRVKLLTILADEKTPVMSYHFAWPGFGNLAKAGDGFRYYPTPMQMLRG; from the coding sequence ATGTCCGAGGATACGATCATGCATCCCCATTCCAGCATCGCCCATGCCAGCCGCCGCGGATTTCTCGGTGGCGCCGCCGCGCTTGCTGCGGGCGCCACGCTTCCGCTCGGAGGCGCGGCCCTGGCCAAGGCGCCGCTGTCCAACACCCAGTCCGGCTATTTCTACCGCTTCATGCTGGGCACGGCCGAGGTCACGGTCGTCTCCGACGGGCCGCTGCCGCTGGGCGATCCCGGCGCGAGCTTCCTCGGCGTGCCCAAGGAAACCGTCTACGGCATGCTGGAGAACAACTTCCTGGCCAAGGACAATGTCGTCCTCGAGCAGAACGTCCCGATCGTGAATTTCGGCGACAGGCTCGTCATGTTCGACACCGGCATGGGCTTCTCCAAGGCCTTCGGCCCGACCACGGGCCGCCTGCTGAAGAGCATGGCGGAAGCCGGCATCAAGCCGGAGGATATCGACGCCATCGTCATCAGCCACGCCCATATCGACCATATCGGCGGCATCTCCTCCCAGGACGGCAAGCCGCATTTCCCGAACGCGCAGATCTATATCAGCCAGATCGACTATGATTTCTGGCTCGACGATGCGCGGCTCGGCACGCCGTTCAAGGCCTTCGGCGAGCATGCCCGCGCCAATCTCAGGCCGGTCAAGGACCGCATCGTCTTCTTCAAGGACGGCCAGGAATTCCTGCCGGGCGTGCAGGCGATCGCGGCTCCCGGCCACTCGCCGGGGCACCACATCTTCAGGGTGGCGTCCTCAGGCAAATCCTTCGCCTTCCTCGGCGATCTGACCCATCACGCGATCCTGCTGACCGAGAAGCCCCGGCTTGAATTCGCCTATGATTTCGACCCGAAACAGGCGGTGGAATCGCGCGTGAAGCTGCTCACCATCCTGGCCGACGAGAAGACGCCGGTGATGTCCTACCACTTCGCCTGGCCGGGCTTCGGCAACCTCGCCAAGGCCGGCGACGGCTTCCGCTACTATCCGACGCCGATGCAGATGCTGCGGGGGTAA
- a CDS encoding bifunctional sugar phosphate isomerase/epimerase/4-hydroxyphenylpyruvate dioxygenase family protein, translating to MNPTSIATVSLSGDLTEKLQAIAAAGFDAVEVFENDFLTFDGSPRDVGKMITDLGLTISAFQPFRDFEGMPEPLRARTFARAERKFAIMNELGAELMLICSNVSPQSLGGIDRAATDLRELGELAAKFGVRVGFEALAWGRHVNDYRDAWEIVRRAGHARIGLILDSFHTLARNSPVEPIASIPGDRIFLVQLADAPKLDMDVLSWSRHFRCFPGQGDLAVADFVRAVEATGYSGPLSHEIFNDQFRAGSARRLATDGMRSLIALADQTTPHLPPRAHVEGVEFLEFALDEDTAADLAALFKALGFQQTGTHRSKMVTRWSQGGINLVLNTEKDGFAQSHAIMHGPGVCAICLRVDNVEQTMARARDLKITAFEQPVGPGEMHIPAIRGVGGSLIYFTQATGELAHIWEKDFVARPDGAAPAPALLQSVDHISQSMDYEEMLSWLLFYTSLFHLERIPQTAIADPAGLVESRPIVSADGSLRFVLNGSQATRTLSSRFVSEHFGSGVQHIAFSAPDIFAAVTAMRAAGLSFLDIPENYYEDLEARHGLDPDFIDALRDHHILYDRDGEAEFLQVYTHVFAQRFFFEIVERRGGYAGFGAVNAAVRLASQAREARPVTVPRPLRD from the coding sequence ATGAACCCGACCTCGATCGCGACCGTCTCGCTCAGCGGCGATCTCACGGAGAAACTACAGGCCATCGCCGCAGCCGGGTTCGACGCGGTCGAGGTCTTCGAGAACGATTTCCTGACCTTTGACGGCAGCCCGCGCGACGTCGGCAAGATGATCACCGATCTCGGCCTTACGATCTCGGCCTTCCAGCCTTTCCGCGACTTCGAGGGCATGCCCGAGCCGCTGCGGGCGCGAACCTTCGCCCGGGCGGAGCGCAAATTCGCGATCATGAACGAGCTCGGTGCCGAGCTGATGCTGATCTGCTCGAATGTCTCGCCGCAATCGCTCGGCGGCATCGACCGGGCAGCGACCGATCTGCGTGAACTCGGCGAGCTCGCGGCGAAATTCGGCGTGCGCGTCGGCTTCGAGGCGCTGGCCTGGGGCCGCCACGTCAACGACTATCGCGACGCCTGGGAGATTGTGCGCCGCGCCGGTCACGCGCGCATCGGGCTGATCCTCGATTCCTTCCACACGCTGGCGCGCAACTCGCCGGTGGAGCCGATCGCCTCGATCCCCGGCGACCGCATCTTCCTCGTCCAGCTCGCCGATGCGCCCAAGCTCGACATGGATGTGCTGAGCTGGAGCCGGCATTTCCGCTGCTTTCCCGGCCAGGGCGATCTTGCCGTCGCCGATTTCGTCAGGGCGGTCGAGGCGACAGGCTATTCCGGGCCGCTCTCGCACGAGATCTTCAACGACCAGTTCCGGGCGGGCTCGGCCCGCCGGCTCGCGACCGACGGCATGCGCTCGCTGATCGCGCTCGCCGACCAGACCACGCCGCATCTGCCGCCGCGCGCGCATGTCGAGGGCGTCGAGTTCCTCGAATTCGCGCTGGACGAGGATACGGCCGCCGATCTCGCCGCGCTGTTCAAGGCGCTGGGCTTCCAGCAGACCGGCACGCATCGCAGCAAGATGGTGACGCGCTGGAGCCAGGGCGGCATCAACCTCGTGCTCAACACCGAGAAGGACGGTTTTGCCCAGTCGCATGCGATCATGCATGGGCCCGGCGTCTGCGCGATCTGCCTGCGCGTCGACAATGTCGAGCAGACCATGGCCCGGGCGCGGGATTTAAAGATCACGGCCTTCGAGCAGCCCGTCGGCCCCGGTGAGATGCATATCCCCGCCATTCGCGGCGTCGGCGGTTCATTGATCTATTTCACCCAGGCCACTGGCGAGCTCGCCCATATCTGGGAGAAGGACTTCGTCGCCAGGCCCGATGGCGCCGCGCCTGCGCCCGCCCTCCTGCAAAGCGTCGATCACATCTCCCAGTCGATGGACTATGAGGAGATGCTGTCCTGGCTCTTGTTCTACACCTCGCTCTTCCATCTCGAGCGCATCCCGCAAACCGCGATCGCCGATCCTGCCGGCCTCGTCGAGAGCCGCCCGATCGTCAGCGCCGACGGCTCATTGCGCTTCGTGCTCAATGGCTCTCAGGCGACGCGGACCCTGTCCTCGCGCTTCGTCTCCGAGCATTTCGGCTCGGGCGTGCAGCATATCGCCTTCAGCGCGCCCGACATCTTCGCGGCGGTGACGGCGATGCGCGCTGCGGGCCTCTCCTTCCTCGACATTCCCGAGAACTATTACGAGGATCTGGAGGCGCGGCACGGGCTCGATCCGGATTTCATCGACGCCTTGCGCGATCACCACATCCTCTATGACCGCGACGGCGAGGCCGAGTTCCTGCAGGTCTACACCCATGTCTTCGCGCAGCGCTTCTTCTTCGAGATCGTCGAGCGGCGCGGCGGCTATGCGGGCTTCGGCGCGGTGAACGCAGCCGTCCGCCTCGCCTCGCAGGCGAGAGAGGCGCGGCCCGTGACGGTGCCGCGGCCGTTGAGGGATTGA
- a CDS encoding Gfo/Idh/MocA family protein: protein MSAKLNIALIGAGLIGLAHLQRLDTSPDCACAAICDPTDEARALAAERGTPWFASPEAMLAAMTPDGAIIATPNVLHVPGALACLEAGVPVLVEKPLAESVASAQKLVEAQARTGIPVLAGHHRRHNPIVKAARKIVQDGGIGRLVAVNSLFLIRKPDDYFDVAWRREAGGGPVLINLIHDIDNLRFICGEIDAVQAMNSNATRGFAVEDTAALTFRFTNGALGTATVSDATPAPWSWELSSGENKAYPQRDGHCYLIAGSEGSLSLPKLELWRYEGKQGWWEPLLRESRAVAPVEPLAEQLRHFCAVIRGTEQPITSAADAARTLAVVEAISEAARRGSLVTIDHQARA from the coding sequence ATGAGCGCCAAGCTGAACATCGCCCTCATCGGCGCGGGCCTCATCGGGCTCGCCCATCTGCAGCGGCTCGACACATCCCCGGACTGCGCCTGCGCCGCGATCTGCGATCCGACAGACGAAGCTCGGGCGCTCGCGGCCGAGCGCGGCACGCCCTGGTTTGCCTCACCCGAGGCGATGCTGGCGGCGATGACGCCCGATGGCGCGATCATCGCCACACCCAATGTCTTGCATGTGCCGGGCGCGCTCGCCTGCCTCGAAGCCGGCGTTCCGGTGTTGGTCGAGAAGCCGCTGGCTGAGAGCGTGGCTTCAGCGCAGAAGCTGGTCGAGGCACAGGCCCGCACCGGCATACCGGTCCTCGCCGGCCATCACCGCCGCCACAACCCGATCGTCAAGGCAGCGCGCAAAATCGTCCAGGACGGCGGCATCGGCCGGCTGGTCGCGGTCAACTCGCTGTTCCTGATCCGCAAGCCTGACGATTATTTCGACGTCGCCTGGCGGCGCGAAGCCGGGGGCGGCCCGGTGCTGATCAACCTGATCCACGACATCGATAATCTGCGCTTCATCTGCGGCGAGATCGACGCGGTGCAGGCCATGAATTCGAACGCCACGCGCGGCTTTGCAGTGGAGGACACCGCCGCCCTCACCTTCCGCTTCACTAACGGCGCGCTCGGTACGGCAACCGTCTCGGACGCAACGCCCGCGCCCTGGAGCTGGGAGCTCTCATCGGGCGAGAACAAGGCCTATCCCCAGCGCGACGGGCATTGCTATCTGATCGCCGGCAGCGAGGGCTCGCTGTCGCTGCCGAAGCTCGAGCTCTGGCGCTATGAGGGCAAGCAGGGCTGGTGGGAGCCTTTGCTTAGGGAAAGCCGCGCGGTCGCGCCCGTTGAGCCTCTGGCTGAGCAGCTCAGGCATTTCTGCGCCGTGATCCGGGGCACCGAGCAGCCCATCACCAGCGCCGCTGACGCCGCCCGCACGCTTGCGGTCGTCGAGGCCATCAGTGAGGCTGCGCGGCGTGGAAGCCTCGTCACCATCGACCACCAGGCAAGGGCGTAA